Proteins found in one Methanospirillum hungatei JF-1 genomic segment:
- a CDS encoding winged helix-turn-helix domain-containing protein: MPDDLMEIIDESGEVNSDLISKVRLELFWSLSDLGDDGATARQLKSALNLNDGAIYSNLKKLEILGYLKCELVLFEGKELELWSMTLEGLEEWKKVKKWLCRLLECSGDSCGGY, encoded by the coding sequence ATGCCTGATGATCTTATGGAGATTATAGATGAATCAGGGGAAGTAAATAGCGATCTTATCTCAAAGGTCCGTCTTGAATTATTCTGGTCATTATCAGATCTCGGCGATGACGGGGCAACCGCACGTCAGCTGAAATCCGCTCTAAATCTGAATGATGGAGCCATATATTCAAATTTAAAGAAACTTGAAATACTTGGATATTTAAAATGTGAATTGGTTCTTTTTGAGGGAAAAGAACTGGAACTCTGGTCAATGACTCTTGAGGGATTAGAAGAATGGAAGAAAGTGAAAAAATGGCTGTGCCGGTTGCTGGAATGTTCAGGTGATTCTTGTGGCGGATATTGA
- a CDS encoding type II toxin-antitoxin system PemK/MazF family toxin, whose protein sequence is MRSARGEIWIIDLTDSRGHEQGGKRPVIVMASVIGMNIVIPLTTQIKVLNYPHTYLIEPTSSNGLSAPSIAMTFQIVAIDEKRLEKTIGKISHADNEIVKALLIDLLGLYK, encoded by the coding sequence ATGAGATCTGCGAGAGGCGAGATCTGGATAATTGATCTGACTGATTCCAGGGGGCATGAACAGGGTGGAAAGAGGCCGGTGATTGTTATGGCATCAGTCATTGGAATGAATATTGTAATCCCGTTGACCACTCAGATAAAAGTTCTGAATTACCCTCATACCTATCTTATCGAACCGACATCATCGAACGGTCTTTCGGCGCCAAGTATAGCAATGACATTTCAGATAGTCGCCATTGATGAGAAAAGACTTGAGAAAACGATTGGTAAGATCTCCCATGCAGATAATGAGATTGTAAAGGCTCTTCTCATAGATCTCCTGGGTTTATACAAATAA